DNA sequence from the Nicotiana tomentosiformis chromosome 3, ASM39032v3, whole genome shotgun sequence genome:
AAAAAGTTTTATGTCAAGAAGACAAGTAGATGTTTGTATAGAACTAATATGTCCTTTTGTTGAAAATCAGATTTATATTATCATCCCATAGAATGTGAACTCATTTTTCAATTTGTTTCATCATTAATGCCTAGAAGATGTTAGTTCCCTTATAAGCGAAGAGATATACTTGGTCACCATATATCCTTAATCCTTGAGTTACATTTTAGAGAACAAAATAATAATCTAGCTCCTCCTGCTTTAAATCAGTGGAGCGGGTCAGTAAACGGTTATAATtggtgatttttttattttttaaatgttTGTCTTAAAAACATATTAGCACCTTAGTGTTGTGAGTGGCCTTTTGTGTGAGATGATAAAAGTCAGAATGATTTTACTATTACAAACTAAAGAAAAATGAACTTCTTGCATAATTTTTTTTAGTTAAGTGATCATCTAAGAGTTAAAAAAAATGACCATATGAGAAATCAATACGCCCAAATTCCATAAAAGACCTGTATTTTTGCTCTCGAAATTTACTTCATATTTGCAACTTGGAACCAATTGAAGCATCAATACCAACAATATAAACAATGACTGCAATGTTACATAAACTATTGAAATAGAATAATCTTGAATACGTTTAATAGAAGCTCCCATAAATTAAACAATAACACCCTTTTCAGTACATGGTAGTACAACCTAGAAATAGTTTTATGGGCAGTTTCAATGAATGGTAATTTTAAAATCACCTTTTTCATCACGATGAAAGAAACAACAAAAATTGTGGGTACAAATTCGATCAATCGGGTTAGTAAATCTTGAAAACCCAAAATTCTCTTTTGGAAGTAGGGCTATACAATGAGTTTTGCTTGAGTACATTGTCATTTTCAGGGGCGGAACTAGCGTATCATATGTGAATTCACGAATCTAATAACTTTTCTTTAAACtctatatttttactaaaaaatttattaaatatatataaatattaaattcaatTACAAattcaaaactcacaaatttagCCTCCTCTACTTTTTGTCATTTTCATAGTACTAAAGAGGGGCACCAAAAGGTCCAAAACCATCCATGACCGCACACATGGCAACAGTTGGTTGTTTAGGTGGCTTCTATCACTAAAGATCAATTTTACATAAATAAATCCATCCAAAAGTCCATATAAACCCATCCAAAAGTCCATTAGCCAAGTGTTTTTTGGATTTCTGGGGCCCACAATATTTGGAAAAGTACTAGGTGGAATTTTCACCAATTGGGATAATCTCGGCCGTTAGGTTTATGATCGTGCTTGTGTTAACTTCATAACctaattttttgttttcttttttggaaAACCCCTTATATATGGGATTAGAAATAGGTGATCCCTTGGAGTTTGAAAAAAGACGACTTACACCCCAAACTATGTGTCAATGCTCAAATCAAATGACTAGAAGCCGATAAAGATATTAGACGTTCTAATTTTGAGAAGTAAGAAAACCGATAAAACAAGACATATTTCTGTAAAGTTCCCTAACTTTGCTCTATTTATAATTTGCACACTGCCAAAACACGCAAGCATGCGGCGGACTGTGCGGAATAGAAAGCTTGTCTTCTTTCTATCGATTAACAAGAATATATATACAAGTCAAGTAATAATCCTTAGTCCTAACAAATATAGAAAAGGAAAATTCTCCTAGTCCTAAATATGAAAAACATACACACGCTTTCTTtaacccctccccctcccccccccccccaaccgcAAGTTTGCTTATGCGGATTACAAATGCCAAACTTGCACAAGAGAAATGCTTTCGTAAATATATCTGTCAATTGCTCACGTTAAGgcatgatggtaggctagaaatccGTATTTTAGCTatagtttgcactctaattactggattttacgtgtgtttgagcttaaatgatagtgaattgcACTTATTACGTATTTCATGCCTTGCAGGAAGTGAGTTCGAATTAAAAAAAATTTGGAGTTAAATCGAATAATTTGGagtttgaaatctgagtaaaagctcaAAAAATTAAACCTGAACCTCGTTCGGGGGTGAGAACCAAGTCTGGATGCTAAAAAGTAGAAGAAAAAATTACTCTGAAAAATATACACTACTGCGCCGCATGGGGAGCCGCTAGGCGCGACGTGACAGTGTAAATTGGGGATGACAGACGATTTGACACGGTGTATGATAATTCCCACAAGCGCGCCGCATGGTGCGACGCTAGGCGCATCTAGAGGTGTTCATCGGTCGGTACGGTATAATATTTAgacatttcggttcggtattttcggtattcgatttcttaaaatgcaataccaataccgtacctaattaaattcgataTGGTTCGCTTTTTCTCCTTTagatttcggtttattcggtttagtaacttcggtttatttgatttgaatactaactagtgcataaagtcatagactgtaatattctaaattaaagtactcaaaagtacaaaactaaaaatatttgttgataaaagttttgtccaaaactagcaagtatcaacctagagagagaaaactgtacataaaagaataaatttgatcattagaaatattttgttacttgcttagagttaattggtgaacttagagaataaaaaaaagttaaattttagatttttatatttatgttataattaataatatgtgtattgtgtaatataatatatatttcggtacgatatcggtatttcggtattttattttaaaataaaaaataccatacctaataccaatattTATTAAAACTTAAACCacataccataccgaataccaacatatcgaataccaaataccaaaattttcaatttcggtacggtaattcggtatttatcaAATTATGCACAGCAATAAGCGCAGCACGTCTGTGCATTTTTCCCAGAGTATTTTTCTGTTTCAGCTTGGAAATGGTAGTTTCGTCCGGACTCACTTCTACACAGTATAAATataccaaaaatatatttttgaagggacttttgacctacgaaAGATTTGAGAAGCAACTAAGACAAGAAGACACATGAATTCATCAAGATTTCAACCAACAATCGGTGCAATACGAgagtttgtatcgaatcattagcatgattttttttttttttttatgtttttaacCCTTTTTTAGATGAATTTTTCCATTGCTATGGAGTAATTTCCCTTAGGGTGTTGACAGATATGGTGTATCGATaatttgattagggattcgattTGTGATAATTGTTTgaattaattgatggagtttTAAATCGTATTGTgaagttatttattattttgcttaatcgaaagaggagcttTATATTGAATTTCTTTACCTCTTATGCTCTAGTTTTAATTCGTGATTCAACTGGGTAATTGAAAGAGCCTCTTGAATTattaatcgaactagaaaataggaaaatattcgTGAAAAGTTACCTTTTAGACTAAAATCGTGAATTTCTTCTTTGCAATTTTCACCGTGtttcaattggattaattactgaaattaatgtttaatcgaaagaggaacattAACTACAAGTTTAATCTAATTAGTTGTTGAATTCGTGAGAAACTacagtattatagagtgaactaattcaagaattggattccgactcaaTTGTCTTGCATCTGTCTAGTCAATTACCATTATTTCTCTCACTGATATCTCTTTGTTGCTCAAATATTATCTTTCATGATTAATTGATAATTGCTTAATTttagtagttaattgtagttGATAATCATTCAATCAAGTGTGAATTTTCTTGGATAGTAATTAACTAAAGATTATTCGAATATTATTTatatccaatccctgtggagacgataatttaactatactatctttgactagcgagcataaattttgtgttgtgttttgcgcttgtcaaattttggcgtcgttgccggggatgaAAAATTAATAGTGTTTAAAATAGTTTTTGGTACTAATTCAAGAACCAATTTTACTTTGTTATATTCACGTTTTCTCACGTGTGTGCATGATAAAGGTCTAACTTatttggtgcatgactcgatcttcttcaaaGGAAGTGATACTCTACGAACCGCAGTTCGAGAAACACTTGCGAAAACTGAAAAAAGAAAGAGGATTCATTGAAAATTTCTTGGGGCAACCTTCAACCCAAGAACACATGGCAAAGAACGGTGATGATGGAGTGGACTTAGCTGCAAGAGAGGCAACGTAACATAGAGAACAAGTTGCACGGTTAGCAGCATCACCAGCCCTtagagctgctgatgagactgttGAAGAGGATAGaggtcgaagattcaatctaaaccGACCCCTGGTTGAAGACTAGTTTGAAAATGTGGCGCCCAGGCTTAGGAAATCATTAGCTGACTATGCTAGACCTGTCTACAATCAGGGGTTGTCAGTGTCAGACCTCCACCCATAGCAGAAAATAGTTTTTAGTAGAAGCAAGGCTTGCTTCAGACCATTCAGCACAACTGTGTTTAGAGGGAAGGTGAATGAAGATTTGAACACTCACTTGGTAGACTTTGAGGAAATTACGAACACCTTTCAGTACAATGGAGTATCAAAAGATGCAGTCTACTTAAGGGAATTTCCCTTTTTAATAAAGGATGAAGCGaagcactggcttcgaagcttaccAACTGGATCGATCAggacatgggaagatatgacGAAAATATTTCTTGACAAGTACTTCTCAGCTGCAAAAACAGGGAAATTCAGAAGGGAAATCTACAATTTCTGCCAGAAGGATACTGAAATGGTCTATGAATCTTAGGAAAGATTCAAGGAGATAATGAGAAGGTGTCAGCATAATGAAGTCGAATTgtagatgcaactccaggactttcgGGATGGACTGACACCCTCCTTACGACGAACTCTGAGTACTACATGTGGAGATCTATTAATGAAGAAAACTTCGGAGGAGGTTGTCTCAATCCTTGATGAATTGTCTGAGGATGCTAACCAGTTGCCTGCTGAGAGTAATGATAGAAGAAAATCCGTTGGGGTTCACCAGGTGGACTCTAACATATCAGTGCAAGCCGCAAATAACATGTGACTTTAGCCAAGGTACAAAGTGAGCCGCAAACAGCATGTGACTTTTATTGAATGAGATACCGTACACATAAGTGTCAAGCTTCAGCTGAGGAAGTTAACGTTGTGGGGAACTATAATATAGGAAACTACCAAGGTGGGAACAACTATAATACTATCGTACAAAGATATCCAGGTTTTTCTTGGAGTTCACCTAATGGGAGTTTGAACTCGTGGCAGCAAAATAATCCTGAACCCCAGGGTCAAAGACCACCAGGTTTTCAGAACCAGTTGAGGCAGCAGTACCAGCACTACCAGCCACAATAGTCAAATCAATCTAGTATGGAAGATCTCATGATTGCGTTTATTAGCAAATCATATGAGAAATTTGAGACTCGGGAGGCAGCCATCCGAAATTTAAAAAGACATATGGGACATATTGCAAACTTGTAATCTGAGAGGGCTCTTAGGACTCTACCCTATGACACAGAAAGGAACCCAAAGAAAATAATCAAAGTTGTATCTCTGAGAAGTAGCAAAACATTAGCTGACCCAGCTATAAAAACTAGACCCGAGATGGTGAACAAGCAGATTGAGACACTGGAAGAGCAAAAGAATGAAGAACAGAAAATCTGGGGTAGTGGGGTGCAAAAGAAGATTGAAGAATGTAGATACATGCCAGCTATGTCATTCCCTCAAAAGATAAAGCGGGAAAAATTAGATAAGTGCTTTGGGTGGTTCTTGGAAATGCTCAAGCAATTTTTTGTGAACATTCCCTTCACAGAGGTGCTCACTCATATGCCTGATTATGCTCTGTTCTTGAAGGAAATCTTGTCCAGCAAGAGAAAATTAGAGGAGACAACAGTGGTCAAGCTGAATGTCCACTGCAGTGCTATATTGCAAAATAAAATTCATTAAAAGTGTGGGGACCCAGGAAGATTTACCATACCTTATTCGTTGGGGAGTGAGAAATTCAACAAGGCTCTTTGTGATTCtggagcttttataaatctagtGCCTTTGTCTGTGTTCAGGAAACTTAAAGGTGAGCTTGGAGTGATCAAATCCATACTAGTGTCCCTACAACTGGTTGACCAGACCACCATTCTTCCTGAAGGAATTATCGAGGATATTCTAGTAGGGGTGGACGAGTTTGTGTTTCCCGTGGACTTTATTGTATTGGACATAGAGGTGAACAGGGAGGTGCCTCTAATTCTAGGGAGGCCTTTTCTATATACAAATAGAGCAATTCTTGTTATCTATGAGGGACAACTTATGCTCGGAGTAGGTAACGAGAAAGTGGTGTTCCAGATGAAGAGAATGATAAAATACCCTAGGGAGGAGGAATATGTATAATCGTGTTTCAAGCTTGATATTGTCGGCAAGTTAGCTGAAAAATATAAGTTTGACAAGCTTGTGGGGGATACTCTAAAGAGGTGTATTACTCAGTCTAGCATAGTGGAGGATGAAGATACTGACATAAAGAAAGAGGCTGAAGCTCTTGAGACTGAAGATCAAGTGGTTGACGAGGAAGAACTAAAAAATGAGGCTTCTAAGCCTAGTGTGGAATTGAAAATCCTCTCTACTCACTTGAAATATGATTTCCTTGAAACTATCAATTTTCTTGTGATTATTTATGCTTACTTGACAGGTACACAAGAATAAAAGCTGGTGGAGTTGCTGAGAAAGTACAAGAAGGCCATTGGCTGGACCATAGCTGATATTCAAGGAATCAGTCCAGccatttgcatgcacaagattttGCTGGAAGAAAATAGTAAGCCAGTGGTGCAGCCCCAACGCAAGCTGGATAAAAATCTGGAGGAGGTAGTGCACAATGAGATCATCAAATCGCTAGATGCGAGAGTGATTTTCCACATCTCTGATAGCCAACGGATCAGTCCAGTGCAAGTTGTACCTAAGAAGGGGGCATCCCGGTGGTAAAGAATGCAGATAATGAATTAATCCCAACAAGGACAATCACTGGGtggcggatgtgcattgattatagaatgATGAATGATGCAACAAGGAAAGACTACTTCCCACTTCCATTTATTGATCAGATGCTCGAGAAAGTGGCTAGACATGGTTGTTACTGTTTCTTGGATGGGTACTCAGGCTACAATCAAATACCCATTTCCTCATAAGATGTTGAGAAGACTACACTCACTTGCATGTCAAGTATTTTGCTTATATGAGGATGCCATCTAGGTTGTGTAATGCACAGACCACTTTTCAAAGGTGCATGATTTCTATATTCTCTTATCTAAACAGAAAGTGTCGagaggtattcatggatgattttactCTGTTTGGTGATGATTTTGATGATTGTTTGAAAATTTTGGAGCTTGTGCTTGAACATTGCGAAGCCACTCACCTGGTTTTTAACTGGTAGAAGTGCCACTTCATGGTGAAAGAGAGAATTGTTCTGGGCCATAAAGTGATTGCATATGGCATTGAATAGAGCAAAGGTTGATGTAATTGCTAGACTTTCTCCACCAACTTTTGTGAAGAGCATAAGGAGTTTCTTGGGATATGCTTGGTTCTATAGAAGGTTCATCAAAACCTTTTCCAACATTATCAAGCCACAAACTGCATTGCTAGCGAAGGATGTCAAGTTTGTGTTCACTATGGAGTGCTTAAGAGCATTCAAATTGATAAAGGAAATACTTGTGAGTGCTCCTATTATGGTGACACCTGATTGGTAATAATGtatgatgctagtgatgtagttGTGGGGGCAGTTCTGGGCAAAGAAAAGATAAGATGTTTAGGCACATCTACTGTGCAAGCAGGATGTTGAATGATGCTCAAGTCAACTATGCCACTATTGAGAAAGAGTTCTTTGCTGTGGTTTTTGCTTTTGACAAGTTTAGATCATATCTTGAGGGGAGTAAAGTTATTGTGTATACTAATCACTCAGCCTTGAAATATTTGCTGAGTAAGAAGGAGTCCAAGCCGTATCTGATGCGGTGGGTGTTGTTGGTCCAGGAGTTTGACTTAGAGATCAAAGATATAAAGGGCACAGAAAATCAAGTCATAGATCATCTATCTCGACATGAGAGACCTCTGGTTGAGATAGTGAAAATAAGGAAAGAGTTCCCTAATGAGCAGATTTTCTCCAGTGCTGCGGTCTCTGAAAGACCGCCTTGGTATGCTGATGTAGCCAACTTTTTGGATAGTGTATGGTTTTCACATGACCTCTCTCGTGATCAAAGAAGGAAGCTTCAAGGTgaggtaaaaagttatttttggaatGACCCTTTCTTGTTTAAACAGTGTGCAGATGGTGCGATTCGAAGATGTGTACCTGAAGGAGAGATTCCAAGCATTATGTCTCATTGTCATGATGAAGCAACTGGAGAACACTATGGTGGAAACCGCACTGTATCAAAGGTTATAAAGTTGTTTTCTATTGGCCTGCTTTGTGTAAAGACGCACGGGTGTATGTAGCTGCATGTAACAAGGGTCAAAGGTCAGGTAACATTAGCAAGAGGGATGAAATACCTCTAAACTCCATTCTGGTATGTGAAaattttgatgtgtggggcattaACTTAATGGGCATGTTCCTGTCGTCTCATTCTtatgagtatatcctagtagCTGTTGAATacgtctctaaatgggttgaagcaatcCCTACTAGGACCAATAATGCTCGGGTGGTGTGTGAGTTCTTACGGAAGAACATCTTTACCTGCTTTGGGACACCTCGAGTGATTATCAGTGATAATGGGTCACACTTTGTGAATAAGCAGTTTGCTGCATGGCTGTTCAAGTATGGGGTCATACATAAACCATGAACCCCGTACCATGCCCAAACtagcgggcaagttgaagtggcTAATCGTGAGCTTAAGAGAATTCTTGAAAAGATGTTTAGTGCTTCTCGTAAAGTTTGGTCTGTAAATTGGATGAAGCTCTATGGGCGTACAAAACTGCGTTCAAAACAACTATAAAGACTTTACCATTCTAATTAGTGTATTAAAAATCGTGTCACCTACCTGTTGTGatagaacataaagcttattaGGAAATTAAGTTACTTAATCTTAAATTGCAGGTGAACACAGGTTAGAGTAGAGGAATGAATTGGAGGAGTTTAGACTGGATGCGTATGAAAGTGCGTAATTTTTTAAAGAGAAGACAAAGAGGTGGGATGATCGGCTGATTAAGCTAAATGAGTTTCATAAAGGGACAATGTATTTCTATACAATAGTAGACTTAAGTTGTTCCCTGAAAAATTCAAGTCAAGATGGACAGGTCTGTATGTGGTGAAACATGTCTCACCGTGTGGCGCAATTGAGATCCAAGACGAAGAAGGGAATGAAAGCTTTAAAGTGAATGGGCACAAGTTGAAACCATACCTTATTGGAGGATTTGATAAGCAACCCTCTAGCATTGTGATCAAATGAGCCTAAGTGACTGAGTCAAGCTAACGACTATAACTCAGAACTACTTCTAACTATGTTTCTTGCTTTGTAGCGTAGTGTAATTTTAGTGTGGAGTAGGACTACTAATGTTTAGGAGTTTTGATATTTATTTGGACAGGTATGAGCATGAATTAGATACAAAGTAAGTACATAATAGAGGAGGGGTGCAACCCGTGAGTTAAAAAAAGCAAAAAAGAGTCGAACTCTGAGAAAAACACACTAGCACGCCGCATGGAGCGCCGTGAGGCACAACAAGTACTGATGCATAAACCTGACAAAAATCAGGCTCTCTGATAAACCTCACTACCACGCCGCGTGGGGCTCCGTACCCTGCGACACGGTAGTGCAAATTTTTGGccagaataattttaaaaacaaTAAAAAAGAAATGCCCAGTTTTTCTGCTTAACCCGACCCCGTCCCTCTTTTCCCCTattcccttcttttttttctctcaTTCCTCTCTCACCCATTCCCTAATTCCTCACTTCTCTTTCAAATTCTTCTCCACTCAAATCCTACCATCTTCCTCAAGCATTTAAGGTAAGTTCTTATCTCTCTTTTCCACCACATTTTGTGTATTTATTTGTAGTATTTagatagttttattttaatttaaccTAACCCTAGGTTTTTGTTTTGGCAATCCACTAGGCAAATGCCTAGGgatagtttatatatatatatatatatatatatatatatatatatatatatatatatatatatatatatatatatatatatccaaaatATGGAGTTATAAAAACTAGCCTTGCTAAGTCACTACAATTAAGGTCCAAATGCAATCTTCTTTTGTTGGAAATCTGTCCATCTTTACTTTGCTGTAAAAAATACGAACATAGTGCATGTAAAAACTCTACTGCCTTGTCATTTCTTTGGTGTCTCTTTTATATGTCATGTACGTTGTTCCATTTCCCAATCCGATCACATCCCATTGCTCCTTCCTCTTGATGTCTAGCAACTATAGTTGTACCTGCCTTTTCATAGAGCCACATAAAATCAGTCGCATCCTCAACCAAGTTTGTTGAGTAGCATTGTTTGCTCCAAATTTCGTGTTTGTTCCAGCTATTAGTCACTGAATTTGCTTCATGGGGCCAATACTGGTAGTTGAGTTAGTGTAATGCATGTGGTTTTGTTTCCACAATGCATCCTTTGTACCTAACTTTTGGCTCTCAAAGTCAGTACCTCGTGAAATATTCCAGTTCAAAAATATGGACAGCCAATTCCTCCGTTTGTTTGTCACTTGTA
Encoded proteins:
- the LOC138907379 gene encoding uncharacterized protein, with amino-acid sequence MVNKQIETLEEQKNEEQKIWGSGVQKKIEECRYMPAMSFPQKIKREKLDKCFGWFLEMLKQFFVNIPFTEVLTHMPDYALFLKEILSSKRKLEETTVVKLNVHCSAILKLKGELGVIKSILVSLQLVDQTTILPEGIIEDILVGVDEFVFPVDFIVLDIEVNRELAEKYKFDKLVGDTLKRCITQSSIVEDEDTDIKKEAEALETEDQVVDEEELKNEASKPSVELKILSTHLKYDFLETINFLVIIYAYLTESVERAKVDVIARLSPPTFVKSIRSFLGYAWFYRRFIKTFSNIIKPQTALLAKDVKFVFTMECLRAFKLIKEILVSAPIMVTPDWMLNDAQVNYATIEKEFFAVVFAFDKFRSYLEGSKVIVYTNHSALKYLLSKKESKPYLMRWVLLVQEFDLEIKDIKGTENQVIDHLSRHERPLVEIVKIRKEFPNEQIFSSAAVSERPPWYADVANFLDSVWFSHDLSRDQRRKLQGECADGAIRRCVPEGEIPSIMSHCHDEATGEHYGGNRTVSKVNTGLYVVKHVSPCGAIEIQDEEGNESFKVNGHKLKPYLIGGFDKQPSSIVIK